The following proteins are encoded in a genomic region of Sparus aurata chromosome 11, fSpaAur1.1, whole genome shotgun sequence:
- the dpt gene encoding dermatopontin, with protein MNPAPVVLVLCLLATVAAQSHDHHDMGWVNGYRQSFNFQCPHGEVMVAARSYYSEEDGMDRLWSFECQPTPEGLGEPSDCWWDDISRAGLEWTSTCTRNGLVAGVQSKYFESVLDREWQFYCCYYKRRCPYSCMKTTDIPEHYREEGELVVPSYGYFIRGAQTTFTGVLRDRQWKYILCRMTDFDCEFENL; from the exons ATGAATCCTGCTCCCGTGGTGCTGGTGTTGTGTCTGCTGGCGACAGTGGCGGCTCAGTCTCACGACCATCATGACATGGGCTGGGTCAACGGCTACCGTCAGAGCTTCAACTTCCAGTGTCCCCACGGCGAGGTGATGGTGGCCGCCAGGAGCTACTACAGCGAGGAGGATGGCATGGACCGCTTGTGGTCGTTTGAGTGCCAGCCCACACCTGAGGGTCTGGGGGAGCCCAGCGACTGCTGGTGGGACGACATCAGCCGGGCTGGGTTGGAGTG GACTTCTACATGCACTCGCAACGGCCTGGTCGCAGGCGTACAGAGCAAGTACTTTGAATCTGTTCTGGACCGGGAATGGCAGTTCTACTGCTGCTACTACAAACGCCGCTGTCCTTACTCCTGCAT GAAGACCACTGACATCCCTGAACACTacagagaagagggagagctGGTGGTGCCTAGTTACGGCTACTTCATCCGAGGTGCCCAGACCACTTTCACTGGAGTGCTAAG GGATCGGCAGTGGAAGTACATCCTGTGCAGAATGACAGACTTTGATTGTGAATTTGAAAATTTATAG